The following are from one region of the Pleurodeles waltl isolate 20211129_DDA chromosome 4_1, aPleWal1.hap1.20221129, whole genome shotgun sequence genome:
- the LOC138288451 gene encoding olfactory receptor 5AP2-like: protein MGESNHTIVSEFILLGLTEDPSLQVPLFIFFLLVYIITLVGNAGIMALIKFTPHLHIPMYFFLGNLSFVDICYSTDTTPNMLVNFLSEKKTISFRGCVTQLFLFFFTGSMEVFLLAVMAYDRYAAICNPLLYATIMTKQKSISLVLGAYSIALFNALLNTICTFKLSFCRSNRITHYYCDVPPLLKLSCSDTSLNEAVLFFVVGSLTLISLSFVVLSYAYIISAILQIKSSESRKKAFSTCSSHFVCVTLFFGTILFMYIRPTSSYSMDQDRVTSVFYTAIIPMLNPLIYSLRNNEVKEAFNKLKQNLC, encoded by the coding sequence ATGGGAGAATCAAACCACACCATTGTATCAGAGTTCATCCTGCTTGGTCTGACTGAGGACCCAAGTCTTCAGGTTCctctcttcattttcttccttctgGTCTACATCATCACCCTGGTCGGAAATGCTGGCATCATGGCTCTCATCAAGTTTACTCCTCACCTTCACATACCCATGTATTTCTTTCTCGGTAATCTGTCCTTTGTGGACATCTGCTACTCAACAGATACCACACCAAATATGTTAGTAAACTTCCTTTCAGAAAAGAAGACCATTTCTTTCCGAGGGTGTGTCACACAGCTCTTCCTATTTTTCTTCACGGGGAGCATGGAAGTTTTTCTCCTGGCAGTTATGGCTTATGATCGGTATGCCGCAATCTGCAATCCTTTGCTCTATGCAACCATTATGACAAAACAGAAAAGCATTAGTCTTGTGTTGGGGGCATATTCAATTGCATTATTTAATGCTCTTTTAAATACCATTTGCACCTTCAAGCTGTCCTTCTGTAGGTCAAATAGGATCACGCACTATTATTGTGATGTCCCTCCACTACTGAAACTCTCCTGCTCTGACACATCCCTCAATGAGGCAGTGCTATTTTTTGTAGTTGGTAGTCTCACTTTAATTTCTCTTTCTTTTGTAGTTCTCTCATATGCTTACATTATTTCAGCGATCTTGCAAATTAAATCCTCAGAAAGTAGGAAGAAAGCTTTTTCTACATGCTCCTCTCACTTTGTCTGTGTCACCTTATTCTTTGGAACAATTCTTTTCATGTACATACGACCTACTTCCAGTTACTCAATGGATCAGGACAGAGTGACATCAGTCTTTTACACAGCAATAATTCCAATGTTAAATCCATTGATCTACAGCCTTAGGAACAATGAGGTAAAGGAGGCCTTTAACAAACTGAAACAGAATTTGTGTTAA